From the genome of Maribacter algicola, one region includes:
- a CDS encoding glycosyltransferase family 4 protein — protein MRIIFIAMRLRRDGFATNVLDLAEGLIKEGHEIHLITTGFLKSEKADEDAYFKSLQRDIQDWGVNMYYFKEPKGNILKKAWMSLVGTVKILYYILTIKADVIHAQSPNTTLFPWLLGKKFVSTVHTDTIRPNFSYKHPHLLIAVSSGSKDFTEKVMGTDPKTVRVVHHGISKRFSEPVPKAEIIELKEKNNIPKDKLIVGFVGRLVKAKGLDVLIEAVANHLPKNTLEKIHLVFVGHYDNSTDEKWLMDLIVNGQLQDRYSILPFQDPKPVYQMFDIFALPSRIDTFGLVAAEAMMSGCCTIRANSYGAEDQIDSGKNGFIFKMDDAKELAEYLNLVINDTDLRERLAEAGKKKALELFTKEKMVKRTVEVYKELQTF, from the coding sequence ATGAGGATAATTTTTATAGCCATGCGTTTACGTAGGGACGGATTTGCGACCAATGTACTGGATTTGGCGGAAGGGCTCATTAAGGAAGGCCATGAAATCCACTTGATCACCACTGGATTCCTAAAAAGTGAAAAAGCGGATGAGGATGCCTATTTTAAGAGCCTCCAGCGGGATATCCAGGATTGGGGCGTAAATATGTACTATTTCAAGGAACCCAAGGGGAATATATTAAAAAAGGCGTGGATGTCCTTAGTAGGTACGGTAAAAATATTATACTATATCCTTACGATAAAAGCGGATGTTATTCATGCGCAATCCCCAAATACAACCCTTTTCCCCTGGTTATTGGGAAAGAAATTCGTATCTACGGTTCATACGGACACTATTAGGCCTAACTTCTCCTACAAACACCCCCATTTATTGATTGCAGTAAGTAGTGGCTCCAAGGACTTTACCGAAAAGGTCATGGGCACCGATCCAAAAACCGTTAGGGTCGTACATCACGGGATTTCAAAACGTTTCTCCGAACCGGTTCCCAAAGCTGAAATCATTGAACTCAAGGAGAAAAACAATATTCCAAAGGATAAGTTGATTGTTGGTTTTGTAGGCCGATTGGTCAAGGCAAAAGGACTCGACGTACTGATTGAAGCCGTTGCCAACCACCTACCAAAAAATACCCTTGAAAAGATTCATTTGGTGTTCGTTGGGCATTATGATAACTCCACCGATGAAAAATGGCTGATGGATTTGATCGTGAACGGTCAATTACAGGATAGGTATAGTATACTCCCCTTCCAAGATCCAAAACCTGTGTATCAAATGTTCGATATTTTTGCACTTCCTTCTAGAATTGACACCTTTGGCTTGGTCGCCGCCGAGGCCATGATGAGCGGATGTTGTACTATTCGGGCGAATTCCTATGGTGCGGAAGACCAGATTGATTCTGGAAAAAATGGCTTTATCTTCAAAATGGACGATGCAAAAGAGCTGGCGGAATACCTGAATTTGGTCATCAACGATACCGACTTAAGGGAACGACTCGCAGAAGCGGGAAAGAAAAAGGCCTTGGAATTGTTTACCAAAGAGAAAATGGTGAAAAGGACCGTAGAGGTATATAAGGAACTACAGACCTTCTAA
- a CDS encoding PQQ-dependent sugar dehydrogenase, protein MRKFALGAFLIVLVSATYISFAPIFYEAGLTNPESVGPFLNGNFPDKSASDEKYQIAFPNLSFDSPLTFSTIPNTNNLIVAQQNGMIFQFENNNNVTQKNIVADLSSKVGVVWDGGFLGLAIHPEFGHLNKNYFYIYYTTKDGQERNYPDSFVSGFGCNREDYWGGFLILERISVDPNTLTRIPGEDLIMIKRRMFSSTHRGGGLTFGNDGFLYLATGDQSAYAKPQDITTNLDGGVLRLDVDQNSAKSHNVIRTLSEGGRFLDEISGIGYGIPNDNPFPSPDGSHFEEYYSIGHRNPHRMTLDKITGSIFIGEVGENRHEEINRVIAGKNYGWPVYEGDYYRGTACVGLLDGMAHESPLLTFPRSDANAIIGGYVYRGSEMSQYFGKYICADYGVGEEIWAVDPNDGSFEVITQFSPTNIISFGQDQQGELYLLSEGNNVKLYKLTQGGPFQGNLPQLLSETGAFSNLENLVPNEGLVPYDLIESFWSDGAEKKRWMVIPNDGTHDQVDEQIQFSENGNWGFPIGTVLIKHFELPLDANNPSLTKRLETRFSVKASDGSFYFVTYKWNNEETDAVLLNSGLDENIEIRNSNGSTSIQKWTYPSTQDCVACHNPATGGSLGPRTRYLNSQYTYEKTGVRANQLVTLSHLGILNQVIDDSRTQNYLTYKALNDGSATLDEKARSYLDLNCAYCHRPGGTGDRAQFDLQLFNSLQETGLLTSGINTPLGISGEKILYAGDASKSILYHRINSDDPSIMMPPIAKNKINEEGVVLIENWINQMESTSPPNPVGDCNGQLADVTEPVGSGTITSRNDFVPAEDRFKAFDNKSTSGDHSKWLDAGGVPSSASPSWIQITLPQPRRVEQLAITSANDDYGRDPKDFRLMASNGGTFEMVGSWSGEEFAQRYHKRTFDLSAPGTYTTYRLEITKNDLNAEMTQIAEIELMGCVTMETNLSVGLSASLQPESNINNASKFIIAPNPLGMDRILTLSVPQGITNKKRLQILIFTINGKLVFKSNSFAPTFGNHQFYLDETIVSGVYALQITDEKQGETFFWSKLVVK, encoded by the coding sequence ATGAGAAAATTTGCTTTGGGGGCTTTTTTGATTGTATTAGTTTCCGCAACTTATATAAGTTTCGCTCCTATATTTTATGAAGCGGGTCTAACCAACCCTGAGTCAGTAGGCCCTTTTTTAAACGGTAATTTTCCGGATAAAAGCGCATCGGACGAAAAATATCAAATTGCGTTTCCAAATCTTTCTTTTGATTCACCACTTACGTTTTCAACAATACCCAACACAAACAATCTTATTGTGGCACAACAGAATGGAATGATATTCCAGTTTGAAAACAACAACAACGTAACCCAAAAAAATATAGTGGCCGATCTTTCCAGTAAAGTTGGAGTTGTTTGGGACGGTGGTTTTTTAGGATTAGCAATTCATCCAGAATTTGGACACTTGAATAAAAACTATTTTTATATATACTACACTACAAAGGATGGTCAAGAGAGAAATTACCCTGATTCATTTGTTTCAGGTTTTGGCTGTAATAGGGAAGATTACTGGGGAGGTTTTTTGATTTTGGAAAGAATTTCGGTCGACCCTAATACGCTTACTCGAATCCCCGGGGAAGATCTTATAATGATAAAAAGACGAATGTTCAGCTCTACCCATAGGGGTGGGGGTCTTACCTTTGGCAACGATGGATTTTTATACCTGGCTACCGGGGACCAATCGGCTTATGCAAAACCCCAGGATATTACCACGAATCTGGACGGAGGGGTGCTGCGTTTGGATGTTGACCAAAATTCAGCGAAAAGTCATAACGTTATTAGAACACTTTCTGAAGGTGGCAGATTTTTAGATGAAATCTCCGGTATTGGATATGGGATTCCTAATGATAACCCATTTCCAAGCCCAGATGGAAGTCATTTTGAGGAATATTATTCCATTGGCCATAGAAATCCCCACAGAATGACCTTAGACAAGATTACAGGGTCTATTTTTATTGGAGAGGTAGGAGAAAACCGACATGAGGAAATTAACAGAGTAATAGCCGGAAAGAATTATGGTTGGCCAGTATACGAAGGAGATTACTATAGGGGAACTGCTTGTGTAGGACTTTTGGACGGCATGGCCCACGAATCTCCCCTATTAACTTTTCCTAGGTCAGACGCCAACGCAATTATTGGGGGATACGTCTACAGAGGGTCAGAAATGTCCCAATATTTTGGAAAATATATTTGTGCCGATTATGGGGTTGGCGAGGAAATTTGGGCCGTAGACCCAAATGATGGATCCTTCGAAGTAATCACACAATTTTCACCTACAAATATTATTTCCTTTGGTCAAGATCAACAAGGCGAACTTTATTTATTAAGTGAGGGAAACAACGTAAAATTGTACAAATTGACACAAGGAGGCCCTTTTCAAGGTAATTTACCGCAACTTCTTTCAGAAACCGGAGCCTTTTCAAATTTAGAAAACTTAGTTCCAAATGAAGGACTAGTTCCATACGATCTTATTGAATCATTTTGGTCCGATGGCGCTGAAAAGAAGCGATGGATGGTAATTCCAAATGACGGTACCCATGACCAAGTGGATGAACAAATTCAATTTTCAGAAAATGGAAATTGGGGATTTCCAATTGGGACAGTTTTGATCAAACACTTTGAACTTCCCTTGGATGCAAACAACCCCTCCCTTACCAAAAGATTGGAAACACGATTTTCAGTCAAGGCCAGTGATGGATCTTTTTATTTCGTGACATATAAATGGAATAATGAAGAAACCGATGCAGTATTGCTAAATTCTGGCTTGGACGAAAATATTGAAATCAGAAATTCCAATGGTTCTACATCAATCCAAAAGTGGACCTATCCCTCCACACAGGATTGTGTAGCTTGTCATAATCCTGCCACGGGAGGAAGTTTAGGACCAAGAACACGTTACTTGAACTCGCAATATACCTATGAAAAAACGGGGGTAAGGGCGAATCAATTGGTTACCCTTAGTCATCTTGGCATTTTAAATCAAGTGATTGATGATAGCAGGACTCAGAACTATCTAACTTATAAAGCACTTAATGATGGAAGTGCTACCCTTGATGAAAAAGCGAGATCCTATCTTGACCTCAATTGCGCCTACTGCCATAGGCCGGGAGGCACAGGTGATAGGGCACAATTTGATTTGCAATTATTCAATAGCTTGCAGGAGACAGGTTTATTAACCTCAGGAATCAACACCCCCCTTGGAATTTCAGGTGAGAAAATACTATATGCTGGAGACGCATCAAAATCAATATTGTATCATAGAATAAATTCTGATGACCCCTCAATAATGATGCCCCCAATAGCAAAAAACAAAATAAATGAAGAGGGGGTCGTTTTAATAGAAAATTGGATTAATCAAATGGAGTCGACTTCCCCTCCAAATCCTGTAGGCGACTGCAACGGCCAGCTCGCAGATGTCACGGAACCCGTGGGAAGCGGCACCATCACATCCAGGAACGACTTCGTGCCGGCCGAGGACAGGTTCAAGGCCTTCGACAACAAAAGTACGAGCGGGGACCACTCAAAATGGCTGGACGCCGGAGGCGTACCCTCATCGGCAAGCCCAAGCTGGATCCAGATAACCCTCCCGCAGCCCAGGCGCGTGGAACAACTGGCAATCACAAGTGCCAACGACGACTACGGAAGGGACCCAAAAGACTTCAGGCTAATGGCCTCCAACGGCGGAACCTTCGAAATGGTTGGCTCGTGGTCCGGGGAGGAGTTCGCACAACGATACCATAAAAGAACTTTCGACCTTTCAGCTCCGGGAACCTACACTACTTACAGGCTGGAAATAACCAAGAACGACCTGAACGCGGAAATGACACAGATCGCGGAGATAGAACTCATGGGGTGTGTGACAATGGAGACAAATTTAAGCGTAGGACTTTCGGCTAGTTTACAGCCTGAAAGCAATATAAACAATGCATCAAAATTTATCATAGCCCCTAACCCCCTAGGGAT
- the wecB gene encoding non-hydrolyzing UDP-N-acetylglucosamine 2-epimerase, whose translation MNKLKVLTVVGTRPEIIRLACVLNALDAHEAIEHTLVHTGQNYDYELNEIFFEDMGIRKPDIFLNAAGKNATETVGNILIKIDPVLEEKNPDAFLVLGDTNSCLCAIPAKKRKIPVFHMEAGNRCFDQRVPEETNRKIVDHVADINLTYSDIAREYLLREGLPPDRVIKTGSPMFEVLNQFKEKIEASNVLQKLNLKKGEFFVVSSHREENINNPKNFEGLITSLNLIAEKYNYPVIVSTHPRTRKMLDSKNVKTHKNIQFLKPLGFSDYNALQHHSFSVLSDSGTISEESSILNFRALNIREAHERPEAMEEASVMMVGLNPERIMQGLHVVGAQLRNPERNFRPVADYSMPNVSEKVVRIILSYVDYVNRVVWSK comes from the coding sequence ATGAACAAACTTAAAGTATTGACCGTAGTGGGGACACGTCCCGAGATAATCAGGTTGGCATGCGTGCTCAACGCCCTGGATGCCCATGAAGCTATTGAGCATACCTTGGTGCATACGGGACAAAACTACGATTATGAACTCAATGAAATCTTCTTTGAGGATATGGGTATTCGAAAGCCCGATATATTTTTAAATGCAGCAGGAAAAAATGCTACTGAAACGGTAGGTAACATTCTCATTAAAATCGACCCCGTTCTGGAAGAGAAAAATCCGGATGCCTTTTTGGTATTAGGCGATACAAATTCCTGTCTTTGTGCCATACCGGCCAAAAAGCGAAAAATACCTGTTTTTCATATGGAAGCCGGAAATCGTTGTTTTGACCAAAGGGTTCCTGAGGAGACCAATAGAAAAATCGTGGACCATGTTGCCGATATCAACTTAACGTACAGTGATATCGCCCGTGAATATTTGTTGCGGGAGGGACTGCCCCCAGATAGGGTGATAAAAACAGGAAGCCCCATGTTCGAAGTATTGAACCAGTTCAAGGAAAAAATCGAAGCCTCCAATGTACTGCAAAAACTCAACCTGAAAAAAGGAGAATTTTTCGTTGTTTCATCCCACAGGGAGGAGAACATCAACAATCCCAAAAACTTTGAGGGACTGATTACCTCCCTCAACCTTATTGCCGAAAAATACAACTATCCCGTCATCGTTTCTACACATCCCAGAACCCGTAAGATGCTGGATTCCAAAAATGTAAAAACCCATAAAAACATACAATTTTTGAAACCACTGGGCTTTTCGGACTATAATGCCCTACAACACCATTCCTTTTCCGTACTTTCGGACAGTGGAACAATTTCTGAGGAATCCTCCATCCTAAACTTTAGGGCACTAAACATTAGGGAGGCCCATGAAAGACCTGAGGCCATGGAAGAGGCATCGGTAATGATGGTAGGTTTGAATCCTGAACGAATCATGCAGGGATTACACGTAGTAGGTGCACAACTACGCAATCCTGAACGGAATTTTAGACCCGTAGCGGATTATTCCATGCCCAATGTGAGCGAGAAGGTAGTCCGTATCATACTCTCCTATGTGGATTATGTCAACAGGGTCGTATGGTCCAAATAA
- a CDS encoding GNAT family N-acetyltransferase, producing MTTTQVFGLRKYTFESAENIDLYHQALDDVGCESAYYRYELLNSNQNDQQRLNYFLFTSEDGKVIAVMPFLLRNIHLNGEDTGYFDVSSPWGYNGPFFSSHLDQEGIMSFWTELDAWYKKNNVVTEFLRFNFFGNYKHYSGKAVHTLLNVKGDITDWDKFWSNLKSNTRNQFRKAEKSGLVFSIAHGNIDEKDIKDFYKVYIGTMDRRDAIDSFYHPESYFLNFAKANPSNLAVGLVHFNGIPISSEFFLISENTIYSFLGGTDSEFFKLRPNEFLKINAVKWAHERGMSYYMIGGGLSDGTEDKLYQYKKKYFPLDTDIDFYTGRKVIMPEVYKDLNFRAGKPQNDEITSGFFPRYRER from the coding sequence ATGACGACCACTCAGGTTTTTGGCCTAAGGAAATATACTTTTGAAAGCGCTGAAAATATCGATCTCTACCATCAGGCACTTGATGATGTAGGTTGTGAAAGTGCTTATTATAGATATGAATTACTGAATAGCAACCAGAACGACCAACAAAGACTGAATTATTTTCTTTTTACTTCTGAGGACGGCAAGGTGATTGCCGTTATGCCCTTTTTGCTTAGGAATATTCATTTGAATGGTGAGGATACGGGATATTTCGATGTCAGTAGTCCTTGGGGTTACAATGGGCCCTTTTTTAGCTCCCATTTAGACCAAGAGGGTATTATGTCATTTTGGACGGAGTTGGACGCTTGGTACAAAAAAAACAATGTTGTTACGGAGTTCTTGCGATTTAATTTTTTTGGGAACTATAAGCATTATTCAGGCAAGGCCGTCCATACCTTGTTGAACGTTAAAGGCGATATTACCGATTGGGATAAATTTTGGTCCAATCTTAAATCCAATACACGTAACCAGTTTAGAAAGGCAGAGAAGTCTGGCCTTGTGTTCAGTATAGCCCATGGAAACATAGATGAAAAGGATATCAAAGACTTTTATAAGGTCTATATTGGAACGATGGATAGAAGGGACGCTATTGACTCCTTTTATCATCCTGAATCCTACTTTTTGAATTTTGCGAAGGCGAACCCATCCAACCTGGCGGTAGGCCTTGTTCATTTTAATGGTATTCCTATTTCTTCCGAGTTTTTTCTTATTTCAGAAAATACGATCTATTCCTTCTTGGGCGGAACGGACTCCGAATTCTTTAAATTAAGGCCCAATGAGTTTTTAAAGATCAATGCCGTCAAATGGGCCCACGAAAGAGGAATGTCTTATTACATGATTGGGGGTGGGCTATCGGATGGAACCGAGGACAAATTGTATCAATATAAGAAAAAGTACTTTCCTTTGGATACTGACATAGACTTTTATACCGGTCGAAAGGTTATCATGCCAGAAGTCTATAAAGATCTTAATTTTAGGGCAGGAAAACCCCAAAATGATGAAATTACGTCTGGCTTTTTTCCAAGATATAGGGAAAGGTAG
- a CDS encoding glycosyltransferase family 4 protein, with amino-acid sequence MDKKKILFLGLTFPPIDKNTNLYTDLMYAFHEMGHEVTVIAPDEEDRKSSELVIEHEIRVLRVPTLALFGKNKIVKGLSNILLSNQYKRAFKRHGLTADFDTIIIPTPPITLIDFAVWIKKKSKAKLYLILRDIFPQNAVDLDMMKKGGIIYNYFRKKEKKLYDQSDSIGCMSPANIEFVKKHNPEVAVSKLHLLPNWEKIHEWPQNQDEKALRKKYGLENRIIAIFGGNVGIPQRVENIIFLAEQCQELKDLVFFIVGRGTEKDKIRALIADRKINNVILKDNLPRKDYNDVLALADIGLISLNQDFTIPNFPSKVNAYYCFKKPVLASVDVNTDFGSVQEEIGAGFWSPAGDTEAFKKNLLQLYSDLELRKTMGENGYKYMKEHLTPEKACLTILGR; translated from the coding sequence ATGGATAAAAAGAAAATACTTTTTTTAGGCTTGACCTTTCCTCCTATAGATAAAAATACCAATCTATATACGGACCTTATGTATGCCTTTCATGAAATGGGGCACGAAGTGACCGTTATTGCCCCTGATGAGGAGGATAGAAAATCATCAGAACTCGTAATCGAACATGAAATTCGAGTACTTAGGGTACCAACACTGGCATTGTTCGGCAAGAACAAGATCGTTAAGGGACTTTCCAATATTCTATTATCGAATCAATACAAGCGAGCTTTTAAGCGACATGGACTCACCGCCGATTTTGATACCATCATCATCCCTACCCCGCCTATTACGCTGATCGATTTTGCGGTGTGGATAAAAAAGAAATCCAAAGCAAAATTGTACCTGATTTTGCGGGACATCTTTCCACAAAATGCCGTTGACTTGGATATGATGAAGAAAGGAGGTATAATCTACAATTATTTTAGAAAAAAGGAAAAAAAGTTATATGACCAATCGGACAGTATTGGCTGTATGTCCCCGGCAAATATTGAATTCGTAAAAAAACACAATCCTGAAGTAGCCGTATCCAAATTACACCTGCTGCCCAATTGGGAAAAAATACACGAATGGCCCCAAAACCAGGATGAAAAAGCACTTCGAAAAAAATATGGCCTCGAAAATCGCATCATTGCCATATTTGGAGGTAATGTGGGTATTCCCCAACGTGTGGAAAACATTATATTTTTGGCAGAGCAATGCCAAGAACTTAAAGACCTGGTATTTTTTATCGTAGGTAGGGGCACGGAAAAGGATAAGATAAGGGCCCTGATAGCGGACCGAAAGATAAATAACGTGATCCTTAAGGACAATCTACCCAGAAAAGACTATAACGATGTATTGGCCCTGGCCGATATAGGCTTGATTTCCCTGAACCAGGATTTTACCATTCCCAATTTCCCCTCCAAGGTCAATGCATATTATTGCTTTAAAAAACCAGTTTTGGCTTCCGTGGATGTAAATACGGATTTTGGAAGCGTACAAGAGGAGATCGGGGCCGGTTTTTGGTCCCCGGCCGGGGATACAGAAGCCTTTAAGAAAAACCTGTTACAGCTTTATTCGGATTTGGAATTGAGGAAGACTATGGGAGAAAATGGGTATAAATACATGAAAGAACACCTAACACCAGAAAAGGCATGCCTTACAATTTTAGGGCGCTGA
- a CDS encoding sugar transferase, which translates to MYKKYFKRPLDFFLSLLGLLVVSPILLLAIIAIAISFRENPFFTQKRPGKHERIFSVLKLKTMNSKKDKDGNLLPDKFRLTPFGIFIRKTSIDELPQLVNVLKGDMSLIGPRPLLIRYLPYYLENEKPRFLIRPGITGLAQISGRNYMTWEERFEKDIEYMNNMSFKMDLYIIWKTIQKIFNPGEIEVDPNSNPAMLAMDLQRKEWPEFKNVKP; encoded by the coding sequence ATGTATAAAAAATATTTTAAAAGACCCTTGGACTTTTTTCTTTCTTTACTCGGATTATTAGTGGTTTCCCCAATACTTCTATTGGCCATTATCGCCATTGCGATCAGCTTTCGGGAAAATCCATTCTTTACCCAGAAAAGACCCGGCAAACATGAAAGAATATTTTCCGTTCTGAAACTAAAGACAATGAACAGTAAAAAAGACAAGGACGGAAATCTTCTACCGGACAAATTCAGATTAACGCCCTTTGGTATTTTCATAAGAAAGACCTCTATTGATGAATTACCCCAACTGGTAAATGTGCTTAAGGGCGACATGAGCCTTATTGGTCCTAGACCGCTGTTGATACGGTATCTCCCATACTATTTGGAAAACGAAAAACCGCGTTTTCTAATTCGCCCCGGAATTACAGGACTTGCCCAAATTTCCGGTAGAAATTACATGACCTGGGAAGAACGTTTTGAAAAAGATATTGAATACATGAACAATATGAGTTTCAAAATGGATTTATATATCATCTGGAAAACCATCCAAAAAATATTCAATCCGGGTGAAATAGAAGTAGATCCCAATTCAAACCCCGCCATGTTGGCCATGGACCTACAACGAAAAGAGTGGCCGGAATTTAAAAACGTAAAGCCCTGA